CTCCTACTCCTAATTCCTGGCCGATATCGTGTGCTAAACTTCTGATATAAGTTCCTTTTGAACAACCCACTGTAAAACTCACCAAAGGAAAATTGATTTCAACATCTTTGATGTAATGAATGGTTGTTTTTCTGGATTTCATTTCAACCTCCTCTCCTACTCTTGCCAAATTGTACGCTCTTGCTCCATCAATTTTAATTGCAGAATAAATCGGCGGTTTCTGATCTATTTCACCTAAAAATTTGTCTAAAGCATTTTTTACATCTTCTTCGGTTACATTTGAAATATCCTGATGAAGAATTTCAGGTTTTTCGGTGTCGTAAGATTCGGTTTGTACACCTATTTTTATTTCGGTCCAATATTCTTTTGGAGCATCCTGTATTTCAGGGATTTTTTTTGTGAATTTTCCTGTACAGACAATCAG
Above is a genomic segment from Chryseobacterium mulctrae containing:
- the truB gene encoding tRNA pseudouridine(55) synthase TruB, with amino-acid sequence MTAEELQSGHIFLLDKPLDWTSFQAVNKMKYKLKREFDLPKKFKIGHAGTLDPRATGLLIVCTGKFTKKIPEIQDAPKEYWTEIKIGVQTESYDTEKPEILHQDISNVTEEDVKNALDKFLGEIDQKPPIYSAIKIDGARAYNLARVGEEVEMKSRKTTIHYIKDVEINFPLVSFTVGCSKGTYIRSLAHDIGQELGVGGYLTQLRRTKIGDYKIEDGTSDFLENEYRFENL